A genomic window from Acidimicrobiales bacterium includes:
- a CDS encoding amidase translates to MGSPPWQGDACSLVDRFRSGEWSPAEELEAALAAISASELNAFCHLDADTARATAEGADVNLPLGGVPIAVKQLDAVAGWPLTEASRVFADRVAQHDATVVRRLRDAGAVLVGQTTASEFGGLNVSITPLNGVTRNPWDPTRTTGGSSAGSAAAVAGGLVALATGGDGGGSIRIPAGFTGLVGMKGTAGRIPRGPETVIGPLTVVLGCLARSVRDVARYYDVTNGFDHRDPYSLPRVDGWEGGLGTHQLAGRKVAVVPDLGNAIVRPEVAAQVEESGRALADAAGLEVVDIPIDLPALSVEWAMANLATLLDELGDRWPDCAADLTLEIGFGLRMASEVFDLRTAAAVERARRTANEAMADVFDRVDFVMCSTNPDVAFGAEVTLVTTVGDRAVGPENAGALTIPANISGNPAVSIPAGLVDGVPVGLQVIGRHHQDALLLDLALTAERARPWPLVAPGSPR, encoded by the coding sequence ATGGGAAGCCCGCCGTGGCAGGGAGACGCCTGCTCGTTAGTCGATCGTTTCCGTAGTGGCGAGTGGTCGCCGGCGGAGGAGCTGGAGGCCGCTCTCGCCGCCATAAGTGCGAGCGAGCTCAACGCGTTCTGTCATCTCGACGCCGACACGGCGCGCGCCACGGCCGAGGGGGCCGACGTAAACCTCCCGCTCGGGGGAGTGCCGATCGCCGTCAAGCAGCTCGATGCGGTTGCCGGTTGGCCGCTCACCGAGGCGTCACGCGTGTTTGCCGATCGGGTGGCGCAGCACGACGCGACCGTCGTGCGCCGGCTGCGTGACGCGGGCGCCGTGCTCGTCGGACAGACCACGGCCAGCGAGTTCGGGGGGCTCAACGTCAGCATCACCCCGCTCAACGGTGTGACGCGGAACCCGTGGGACCCGACACGCACCACAGGCGGATCCTCGGCGGGAAGCGCCGCCGCCGTGGCCGGCGGTCTCGTCGCGCTGGCGACAGGTGGGGACGGCGGCGGTTCCATCCGGATCCCCGCCGGGTTCACCGGGCTGGTCGGGATGAAGGGGACGGCGGGGCGCATACCCCGGGGACCCGAGACGGTGATCGGGCCGTTGACCGTCGTGCTCGGCTGCCTGGCCCGCTCGGTGCGTGACGTGGCCCGCTACTACGACGTGACCAACGGATTCGACCACCGCGACCCGTACAGCCTGCCGCGAGTGGACGGGTGGGAGGGCGGCCTCGGCACCCACCAGCTGGCGGGCCGCAAGGTGGCGGTGGTTCCCGATCTCGGCAATGCGATCGTGCGCCCCGAAGTTGCGGCCCAGGTCGAGGAGTCGGGGCGGGCCCTGGCTGACGCGGCCGGGCTCGAGGTGGTCGACATCCCGATCGACCTGCCCGCCCTCAGCGTGGAGTGGGCCATGGCCAACCTGGCCACCCTCCTCGACGAGCTCGGGGACCGGTGGCCGGACTGCGCCGCGGACCTGACCCTCGAGATCGGCTTCGGACTGCGGATGGCCAGCGAGGTGTTCGACCTGCGGACGGCGGCGGCGGTGGAGCGGGCCCGCCGCACCGCCAACGAGGCCATGGCCGACGTCTTCGACCGGGTCGACTTCGTGATGTGCTCCACCAACCCCGACGTGGCCTTCGGGGCCGAGGTGACGCTGGTGACGACGGTCGGGGACCGGGCGGTCGGCCCCGAGAACGCCGGCGCCCTCACCATCCCGGCCAACATCTCCGGCAACCCGGCCGTGTCGATCCCCGCCGGCCTGGTCGACGGGGTGCCGGTGGGGCTGCAGGTCATCGGCCGCCACCACCAGGACGCCCTGCTCCTCGACCTGGCGCTGACGGCCGAGCGGGCCCGGCCGTGGCCCCTGGTGGCGCCCGGGTCCCCCCGCTGA
- a CDS encoding DUF169 domain-containing protein: MPGSAEWKTLADRLTGTLHLTSAPIGIGFSTASPAGVPAFDAPMPPPSADGRTGRVPAGCVFWVHAAERAFTTETADHGNCSVGSFTHGLRTAEEVAGNGDVAALVSSGWAPETLLSVLPSVSGRPSHVTYGPVGSFPGDPDVVLIRLNGKQLMVLTDAEPDLMIEGKPQCHIIPLARESQKVAASVGCMLSRVRTGMPSTEMTCAIPGPRLEELVEKLERTNAVDSVVAQYASEDAARFG; this comes from the coding sequence ATGCCCGGCAGCGCCGAGTGGAAGACCCTGGCCGACCGACTGACCGGCACCCTGCACCTCACGAGCGCGCCGATCGGGATCGGGTTCTCGACGGCCTCCCCGGCCGGGGTGCCTGCCTTCGACGCCCCGATGCCGCCCCCCAGCGCTGACGGGCGCACCGGGCGGGTTCCGGCCGGTTGTGTGTTCTGGGTGCACGCCGCCGAGCGGGCGTTCACCACCGAGACCGCCGACCACGGCAACTGCAGCGTGGGCAGCTTCACCCACGGCCTGCGCACCGCCGAGGAGGTGGCGGGCAACGGTGACGTGGCGGCTCTCGTCTCCTCGGGATGGGCGCCCGAGACTCTGCTGTCGGTGCTGCCTTCCGTGTCGGGCCGGCCGTCGCACGTGACCTACGGCCCGGTCGGCAGCTTCCCCGGTGATCCCGACGTCGTGCTGATCCGGCTGAACGGCAAGCAGCTCATGGTGCTGACCGACGCCGAGCCCGACCTCATGATCGAGGGAAAGCCGCAGTGCCACATCATCCCGCTCGCCCGCGAGAGCCAGAAGGTGGCGGCCAGCGTGGGCTGCATGCTGTCGCGCGTGCGGACCGGCATGCCGAGCACGGAGATGACCTGCGCCATTCCCGGCCCCCGCCTGGAGGAGCTGGTCGAGAAGCTGGAGCGGACCAACGCCGTCGACTCCGTCGTCGCCCAGTACGCCTCCGAGGACGCGGCCCGCTTCGGCTGA
- a CDS encoding PIG-L family deacetylase, translating to MAVHAHPDDEVIGTGGILARYTAAGVRTVLVTCTDGRQGDGPGGIKPGQEGHDEEEVVLLRRRELERSCEILGVSHLETLGYRDSGMEGWDANGRPDAFCNVPLEKPVARVSELMERYRPQVVVTYDENGAYGHPDHIQAHRVAMAATEQTGIPQKLYYTAIPRSAFRAWAQGLRAAGIDLAELGFPDIPEGEAPPFGTPDELIGAVVDVSPYTVRKRQALHAHASQAENFFLLRLPDEAWNLAFSSEYFVRVRTREPVDPSAVEDDLFAGVEV from the coding sequence ATGGCCGTACACGCCCACCCCGACGACGAGGTCATCGGGACGGGAGGGATACTGGCCCGCTACACGGCGGCCGGTGTCCGCACGGTGCTGGTCACCTGCACCGACGGCCGCCAGGGGGACGGGCCGGGTGGGATCAAGCCGGGCCAGGAGGGACACGACGAGGAGGAGGTCGTCCTCCTCCGGCGGAGGGAGCTGGAACGCTCCTGCGAGATCCTGGGGGTGTCGCACCTGGAGACGCTCGGATACCGGGACTCGGGCATGGAGGGCTGGGATGCCAACGGGCGGCCGGACGCCTTCTGCAACGTTCCGCTCGAGAAGCCCGTGGCCCGGGTCTCCGAGCTGATGGAGCGGTACCGCCCGCAGGTGGTGGTGACCTACGACGAGAACGGCGCCTACGGCCACCCCGACCACATCCAGGCCCACCGGGTGGCGATGGCCGCCACCGAGCAGACCGGCATCCCGCAGAAGCTGTACTACACGGCCATCCCCCGCTCGGCCTTCCGGGCGTGGGCCCAAGGACTGCGCGCCGCCGGGATCGACCTGGCCGAGCTGGGCTTTCCCGACATCCCGGAGGGGGAGGCCCCTCCGTTCGGCACGCCGGACGAGCTGATCGGGGCGGTCGTCGACGTCAGCCCGTACACGGTCCGCAAACGCCAGGCGTTGCACGCCCACGCCAGCCAGGCCGAGAACTTCTTCCTGCTCCGCCTACCGGACGAGGCCTGGAACCTGGCCTTCTCCTCGGAGTACTTCGTCCGGGTGCGCACCCGGGAGCCGGTGGATCCCTCCGCGGTGGAGGACGATCTGTTCGCCGGCGTCGAGGTCTGA
- a CDS encoding CAP domain-containing protein, translating into MPKRSPFARRYPRRIQRRPWVGRSLLATATAGTGAGALLLSSARPAAADTGSDTSALAYNVNAIRAWFHLAPLSVNPALSSFAVAHSGQMAASGTIFHTANLWSVAALVPGWSQVGENIGMGPSEPAVAYALAHSVTHLRNILGAYDQMGIGVVYRGATVYITEEFAQAPR; encoded by the coding sequence ATGCCGAAGCGTTCTCCCTTCGCGCGCCGCTATCCCCGCCGCATCCAGCGCCGGCCGTGGGTGGGGCGCAGCCTCCTCGCCACCGCCACGGCGGGAACCGGCGCCGGGGCGCTGCTCTTGAGCTCGGCCCGGCCGGCGGCGGCCGACACGGGGTCCGACACCAGCGCCCTGGCCTACAACGTCAACGCCATCCGCGCCTGGTTCCACCTCGCACCACTGTCGGTGAACCCGGCGCTGTCGAGCTTCGCGGTGGCCCACTCCGGGCAGATGGCGGCGTCGGGGACCATCTTCCACACCGCCAACCTGTGGAGCGTGGCGGCGCTGGTCCCGGGCTGGAGTCAGGTGGGAGAGAACATCGGGATGGGCCCCAGCGAGCCGGCGGTCGCGTACGCGCTCGCCCACTCGGTCACCCATCTGCGCAACATCCTGGGTGCCTACGACCAGATGGGAATCGGCGTGGTCTACCGGGGCGCCACGGTGTACATCACCGAGGAGTTCGCCCAGGCGCCCCGCTAG
- the thiO gene encoding glycine oxidase ThiO, which yields MKSPDAVVVGAGAIGLACAWRLVQTGISVAVVDPDPGGGASRVAAGMLAPVTEVHFGEEPLLALNLESARRYPSFVEHLEGEAGRSVAYHPCGTLAVAADSDDHAGLGQLYDFQRRLGLDVERLTSRECRRLEPALSPTVRGGLRVGGDHQVDPRRLVEALLVAGPAAGAGVLRRRVVEIAVDRGDRVEGVRLDDGTTVATECVVLAAGAWSGTIGGLPPGSLPPVRPVKGQLLRLRNRTAPALLNGNVRGLVAGSSVYLVPRPDGEVVVGATVEEQGFDTAVTAGAVHDLLRDAYALVPGVTELELAETAASLRPGTPDNAPVIGRSPLEGLVLATGHFRNGILLTPVTADIVADIVMGGPVPELARAFGADRFALAS from the coding sequence GTGAAGAGCCCGGACGCGGTGGTCGTCGGGGCCGGCGCCATCGGCCTGGCCTGCGCCTGGCGCCTGGTCCAGACGGGCATCAGCGTGGCCGTCGTCGACCCGGATCCGGGCGGGGGCGCCTCCCGTGTCGCCGCCGGCATGCTGGCCCCGGTCACCGAGGTGCATTTCGGGGAGGAGCCCCTCCTCGCCCTCAATCTCGAGTCGGCCCGCAGGTACCCGTCGTTCGTCGAGCACCTGGAGGGCGAAGCTGGCCGCTCTGTCGCCTACCACCCCTGCGGCACGCTGGCCGTCGCCGCGGACTCCGACGACCACGCCGGCCTCGGCCAGCTCTACGACTTCCAGCGCCGGCTGGGTCTCGACGTCGAGCGGCTCACCAGCCGGGAGTGCCGCCGGCTCGAGCCCGCCCTGTCCCCCACCGTGCGGGGCGGCCTGCGCGTCGGCGGGGACCATCAGGTCGACCCCCGCCGCCTGGTCGAGGCCCTCCTCGTCGCCGGGCCGGCTGCCGGCGCCGGGGTGCTCCGCCGCCGGGTCGTCGAGATCGCGGTCGACCGCGGGGACCGGGTCGAGGGCGTCAGGCTCGACGACGGTACGACCGTCGCCACGGAGTGCGTGGTGCTGGCGGCCGGAGCGTGGTCGGGCACCATCGGTGGGCTGCCGCCCGGCTCCCTCCCGCCGGTGCGCCCGGTGAAGGGCCAGCTCCTGCGGCTCCGCAACCGCACGGCCCCGGCCCTGTTGAACGGCAACGTCCGCGGGCTGGTGGCGGGCTCGTCGGTGTACCTGGTGCCGCGTCCCGACGGGGAGGTGGTGGTGGGGGCCACGGTCGAGGAGCAGGGCTTCGACACCGCCGTCACGGCAGGGGCCGTCCACGACCTCTTGCGCGACGCCTACGCCCTCGTGCCCGGGGTTACCGAGCTGGAGCTGGCCGAGACCGCCGCCTCCCTCCGACCGGGCACGCCCGACAACGCCCCGGTCATCGGCCGCTCCCCGCTCGAGGGGCTGGTGCTGGCCACCGGCCACTTCCGCAACGGAATTCTTCTGACGCCCGTGACCGCCGACATCGTGGCCGACATCGTCATGGGAGGCCCTGTCCCCGAGCTGGCCCGGGCCTTCGGCGCCGACCGCTTCGCGCTCGCGTCATGA
- a CDS encoding SDR family oxidoreductase, with protein MAGICEGRIVIVTGAGRGIGRGHALEFARQGAKVVVNDLGAEVDGTGSSTGPAGEVVEEIRGMGGEAVANGDDVSDWEGSQRLINTAVESFGGLDVLVNNAGILRDRMLVNMTPEEWDAVIKVHLRGTFGPARWAATYWRERSKEGQTNDARIINTSSPSGIYGNAGQANYGAAKAGIASFTIIAAMELGRYGVTVNAIAPVALTRMTENLGMGAAAAEQKPEQFNALAPDNVAPLVVWLGSKESAGVTGRVFNVAGGRIAVAEGWHAGPSVDKGDRWDPAELGKVVPDLVAKAQPNANMNGDV; from the coding sequence ATGGCAGGAATCTGCGAGGGACGGATCGTGATCGTCACCGGGGCGGGCCGGGGCATCGGACGGGGCCACGCCCTGGAGTTCGCCCGTCAGGGGGCCAAGGTCGTGGTCAACGACCTGGGGGCCGAGGTCGACGGCACCGGCAGCTCGACCGGTCCGGCCGGCGAGGTGGTCGAGGAGATCCGGGGCATGGGCGGCGAGGCCGTGGCCAACGGGGACGACGTGTCCGACTGGGAAGGGTCCCAGCGGCTGATCAACACCGCGGTGGAGAGCTTCGGAGGTCTCGACGTCCTGGTCAACAACGCCGGGATCCTGCGCGACCGCATGCTCGTCAACATGACACCCGAGGAGTGGGACGCGGTCATCAAGGTCCACCTGCGGGGCACCTTCGGCCCGGCCCGCTGGGCCGCCACCTACTGGCGGGAGCGCTCCAAGGAGGGCCAGACCAACGACGCCCGGATCATCAACACCAGCTCCCCTTCGGGCATCTACGGCAACGCCGGCCAGGCGAACTACGGGGCCGCCAAGGCCGGCATCGCCTCGTTCACGATCATCGCCGCCATGGAGCTGGGCCGCTACGGCGTCACCGTCAACGCCATCGCCCCCGTTGCCCTCACGCGCATGACCGAGAACCTCGGCATGGGCGCCGCCGCCGCCGAGCAGAAGCCCGAGCAGTTCAACGCCCTGGCGCCGGACAACGTGGCTCCTCTGGTCGTGTGGCTAGGGAGCAAGGAGTCGGCCGGGGTGACCGGTCGGGTGTTCAACGTGGCCGGGGGCCGGATCGCCGTGGCCGAGGGCTGGCACGCCGGACCGAGCGTCGACAAGGGGGACCGCTGGGACCCCGCCGAGCTGGGCAAGGTCGTTCCCGACCTGGTGGCCAAGGCCCAGCCCAACGCCAACATGAACGGGGACGTGTAG
- a CDS encoding SDR family NAD(P)-dependent oxidoreductase has translation MARSGTDGRGWSWPGKVVIVTGASSGIGAALAEDLGTRGATVVGVARRREQLEAVMARAGGGRAAVADLAEKGASEAVVATTEAEHGRVDVLVNNAAIPMRVHATRLTTEQVRRAMDVNFLTAVRTTLAALPGMLGRHSGHVVNVSSVGGRVVSPREAAYVASKFAMVGWTDAMAADLTGTGVRMHLMYPGPIATEIWDKLDEPASFSGRFYPPQRVSAAIVRMVERDRFEGWVPRRMSALVFVRAALPRLFVESAGRFDRRAESRR, from the coding sequence GTGGCACGTTCCGGCACTGATGGCAGGGGCTGGTCCTGGCCGGGCAAGGTCGTGATCGTGACCGGCGCCTCGTCGGGCATCGGAGCGGCGCTGGCCGAGGATCTGGGGACTCGCGGCGCGACCGTCGTCGGCGTGGCCCGCCGGCGCGAGCAGCTGGAGGCGGTGATGGCCCGGGCCGGCGGCGGCCGGGCGGCGGTGGCCGACCTGGCCGAGAAGGGCGCGTCGGAGGCGGTTGTCGCCACGACCGAGGCGGAGCACGGTCGGGTCGACGTGCTGGTGAACAACGCCGCCATCCCGATGCGGGTCCACGCCACCCGGCTCACGACCGAGCAGGTCCGCCGGGCCATGGACGTCAACTTCCTCACCGCGGTGCGCACGACGTTGGCGGCCCTGCCCGGCATGCTGGGCCGGCACAGCGGCCACGTCGTGAACGTCTCCTCGGTGGGCGGCCGGGTGGTGAGCCCGCGGGAGGCGGCGTACGTGGCCTCGAAGTTCGCCATGGTCGGGTGGACCGATGCCATGGCCGCCGACCTCACCGGCACCGGGGTGCGCATGCACCTCATGTACCCGGGCCCGATCGCCACCGAGATCTGGGACAAGCTCGACGAGCCGGCGTCGTTCTCCGGGCGCTTCTACCCCCCGCAGCGGGTCAGCGCCGCCATCGTCCGCATGGTCGAGCGGGACCGCTTCGAGGGGTGGGTGCCCCGCCGGATGAGCGCCCTGGTGTTCGTGCGGGCGGCGCTGCCCCGGCTGTTCGTCGAGTCTGCGGGGAGATTCGACCGCAGGGCCGAGAGCCGGCGGTGA
- a CDS encoding VC0807 family protein — MTEGARHTIQLPAVRHILRSTVVNLLECTLVPLAVFYGLLTAIGMRGALLASLAWSYGAIVRRVVSGRRVPGVLMMAGALITVRTGLALATGSTFVYFLQPTLGTFLVAGLFLFSARTAQPLAERLAHDFCPLPDALIRKGHVKRFFLQISLLWALVYAVNGALTLSLLLTSSLGTFLVLRTTASTCLTVLAIAASFLWFRRSLRDEGVVLRWAGARP, encoded by the coding sequence ATGACCGAGGGGGCCCGCCACACCATCCAGCTCCCGGCGGTCCGGCACATCCTGCGCAGCACCGTGGTCAACCTCCTCGAGTGCACGCTCGTGCCCCTCGCGGTCTTCTACGGCCTGCTCACCGCCATCGGCATGCGGGGAGCCCTGCTGGCCTCCCTGGCCTGGTCCTACGGGGCCATCGTCCGCCGGGTCGTCAGTGGCCGCCGCGTCCCGGGCGTCCTCATGATGGCCGGGGCCCTCATCACCGTCCGGACCGGGCTGGCCCTCGCCACCGGATCGACGTTCGTCTATTTCCTCCAGCCCACCCTCGGCACGTTCCTGGTGGCCGGGCTGTTCCTGTTCTCCGCCCGCACCGCCCAGCCCCTGGCCGAGCGGCTGGCCCACGACTTCTGCCCCCTGCCCGACGCCCTGATCCGCAAGGGCCACGTCAAGCGCTTCTTCCTGCAGATCTCGCTGCTCTGGGCGCTGGTCTACGCCGTCAACGGGGCGCTTACCCTCTCGCTGCTGCTCACCTCCTCGCTCGGGACCTTCCTGGTGCTTCGCACCACGGCGTCGACCTGCCTTACTGTGCTGGCCATCGCCGCCTCCTTCCTGTGGTTCCGTCGCTCACTTCGAGACGAGGGCGTGGTGCTGCGCTGGGCCGGCGCCAGGCCCTGA
- the thiS gene encoding sulfur carrier protein ThiS — protein sequence MTSDGADVMVTVNGEPQRLGAGVSVADLVGGMAGGGRGTAVARNGEVVPRSRWSATVLDPDDVVEILTASQGG from the coding sequence ATGACGAGCGATGGCGCCGACGTGATGGTGACGGTCAACGGGGAGCCCCAGCGGCTCGGCGCCGGCGTGAGCGTGGCCGACCTGGTCGGCGGGATGGCCGGGGGGGGCCGGGGGACGGCCGTGGCCCGCAACGGCGAGGTCGTTCCCCGCAGCCGCTGGTCGGCCACGGTCCTCGACCCCGACGACGTGGTGGAGATCCTCACCGCGTCCCAGGGAGGATGA
- a CDS encoding NifU family protein — METLTDEERGKRLADLNALMEMMRPAVQADGGDLSLVSADVGAGVVEVVLQGSCSSCAISSTTLQAGVERILKDRLDWVSEVHGGVDESMEWEESAALGRGGYVPKY; from the coding sequence ATGGAGACGCTGACGGACGAAGAACGGGGCAAGCGGTTGGCCGACCTCAACGCCCTGATGGAGATGATGCGCCCCGCCGTGCAGGCCGACGGAGGAGACCTGTCGCTCGTGTCCGCCGATGTCGGGGCAGGCGTGGTCGAGGTCGTCCTCCAGGGGTCCTGCAGCTCGTGCGCCATCAGCTCCACCACCCTCCAGGCCGGCGTGGAGCGGATCCTCAAGGACCGCCTGGACTGGGTGTCCGAGGTCCACGGCGGGGTGGACGAGAGCATGGAGTGGGAGGAGAGCGCCGCCCTCGGCCGGGGTGGCTACGTGCCGAAGTACTGA
- a CDS encoding thiazole synthase, with product MADDLLTLGQDSFGSRLILGTGGASSLDALDAALAASGAEIATVALRRVDPAARGSVLDVLERRGVRCLPNTAGCFTARDAVLTAQLGRDAFETDWVKLEVIGDDRTLMPDAVELLDAAERLVDDGFVVLPYTNDDPVTARRLEDVGCAAVMPLGAPIGSGMGIRNPYNLAIIREHARVPVVLDAGIGTASDAALAMELGCDAVMVATAVTRAEDPEMMAAAMRHAVEAGRLAYRAGRIPRRLYARASTPQDGIAELGGS from the coding sequence ATGGCCGACGACCTCCTGACGCTCGGGCAGGACAGCTTCGGGTCCCGCCTGATCCTCGGCACGGGCGGGGCGTCGAGCCTCGACGCCCTGGACGCCGCTCTGGCCGCCTCGGGCGCGGAGATCGCCACCGTGGCCCTGCGCCGGGTGGACCCGGCAGCGCGAGGCTCGGTGCTCGACGTCCTCGAACGGCGCGGCGTGCGCTGTCTCCCGAACACCGCCGGCTGCTTCACCGCCCGCGACGCCGTGCTCACCGCCCAGCTCGGGCGTGACGCCTTCGAGACCGACTGGGTCAAGCTCGAGGTCATCGGGGACGACCGCACCCTCATGCCCGACGCCGTGGAGCTGCTCGACGCCGCCGAGCGGCTGGTCGACGACGGGTTCGTGGTCCTGCCCTACACCAACGACGATCCGGTGACCGCCCGCCGCCTCGAGGACGTCGGCTGCGCCGCGGTGATGCCCCTCGGCGCTCCGATCGGCAGCGGGATGGGCATCCGCAACCCCTACAACCTCGCAATCATCCGCGAGCACGCCCGCGTCCCGGTCGTCCTCGACGCCGGCATAGGCACCGCGTCCGACGCCGCCCTCGCCATGGAGCTGGGGTGTGACGCCGTCATGGTGGCCACGGCGGTGACGCGGGCCGAGGACCCCGAGATGATGGCGGCCGCCATGCGCCATGCGGTCGAGGCGGGCCGGCTGGCCTACCGGGCCGGCCGCATCCCCCGCCGCCTGTACGCCCGGGCGTCGACTCCCCAGGACGGGATAGCGGAGCTCGGCGGGAGCTGA